Proteins from one Muntiacus reevesi chromosome X, mMunRee1.1, whole genome shotgun sequence genomic window:
- the LOC136154385 gene encoding melanoma-associated antigen B3-like, giving the protein MKTGLWDISLDHTEEGALRLPKVDTIVLNMNREDPTLQNGGGCPQRLDWPIAPQASGDHMLLYLRSCLLSLTTVTMPRGNRGKKGKPHTCKKCRQAQHGTQDLRGAQVTATTMEARSSSSSPGPGVDAKGKPGARSGKHLKHPRGALATTTVPAGVSSTRSSKRAIGEIGKTHNSPQAPLSNVRSRKRSLVRPTYLLVQFLLRMYKTKKPISKVHMLKIIDKKYKNLFLSILKRASESMEVVFGIDVKKDNTAKHSYVLVSKMNLPRNGIVHHGRGFPKTGLLMNLLGVIFMKGNCTTEEDIWNFLGKIEIYAGKRHFLFGEPKKLITQDLVELKYLEYRQVPGNSPACYEFLWGPRAHAETSKMRVLEFLARTNHLDPSAFHCRYEEALKDEEERAQAGR; this is encoded by the exons ATGAAGACCGGGCTTTGGGATATAAGCTTAGACCACACAGAGGAGGGGGCCCTGCGCCTGCCAAAAGTTGATACGATTGTCCTGAATATGAACCGAGAGGACCCCACCCTCCAGAATGGAGGAGGCTGTCCACAAAGACTAGACTGGCCTATTGCTCCTCaagcctcaggag aTCACATGCTGCTCTACCTGCGCTCCTGCCTGTTGTCCCTGACCACAGTCACCATGCCTCGGGGTAACAGGGGTAAGAAGGGTAAGCCCCACACCTGTAAGAAATGCCGCCAGGCTCAGCATGGCACCCAGGATCTGAGGGGCGCTCAGGTCACTGCCACCACGATGGAAGCACGCTCCTCTTCCTCCAGTCCTGGTCCGGGGGTTGATGCTAAAGGAAAGCCCGGTGCTAGGTCTGGTAAGCATCTCAAGCATCCTCGGGGGGCGCTGGCCACCACCACTGTGCCTGCAGGTGTTTCTTCCACAAGATCATCCAAAAGAGCCATTGGGGAAATTGGGAAAACACATAATTCCCCTCAGGCCCCTCTCTCCAATGTGCGGTCTAGAAAACGCTCACTAGTCAGGCCGACGTATCTGTTGGTGCAGTTCCTGTTACGCATGTATAAGACGAAAAAGCCCATTAGTAAAGTGCATATGCTGAAGATCATCgataaaaagtacaaaaatctATTCCTCAGTATCCTCAAAAGAGCTTCTGAGAGCATGGAGGTGGTATTTGGTATTGACGTGAAGAAAGACAACACTGCCAAGCATTCTTATGTCCTTGTCAGCAAGATGAATCTCCCCCGCAACGGGATTGTGCACCATGGCAGGGGTTTTCCCAAGACCGGTCTCCTGATGAATCTCCTGGGTGTGATCTTCATGAAGGGCAACTGCACCACAGAGGAAGACATCTGGAATTTCCTGGGTAAGATAGAAATCTATGCTGGGAAGAGGCACTTCTTATTTGGGGAACCCAAGAAGCTCATCACCCAAGATTTGGTGGAGCTGAAATATTTGGAGTATCGGCAAGTGCCCGGCAACAGTCCAGCatgctatgagttcctgtggggcccGAGAGCACATGCTGAAACGAGCAAGATGAGAGTCCTGGAGTTCCTGGCCAGGACCAACCATTTGGATCCCAGTGCCTTCCACTGTCGTTATGAAGAGGCTTTGAAAGATGAGGAAGAGAGGGCCCAAGCCGGCAGATGA